A genomic stretch from Kwoniella europaea PYCC6329 chromosome 2, complete sequence includes:
- a CDS encoding adenylosuccinate synthetase, with product MAPSPEGVSVVLGAQWGDEGKGKLVDILAAEADICARCAGGNNAGHTIVVRNAKGEKTSYAFNLLPSGLINPTCTAFIGSGVVVHVPSLFNELDTLERKGLKVSDRLKISDRAHLVMGFHQIVDGLKEIELGGSSIGTTKKGIGPAYSSKASRSGLRVHHLYDPSFPAKFRKLVEGRFKRYGHFEFDTEGEIEMYLAFAERLRPYIVDGVTFIHNALQSGKKVLVEGANALMLDIDYGTYPFVTSSATSIGGVVTGLGIPTFAIKKVVGVIKAYTTRVGGGPFPTEQLNTVGETLQEVGAEYGTVTGRRRRCGWLDLVVMRYSTMINGYTSLNLTKLDVLDGFEEIQVATGYKIDGQQIEGFPADLDRLAQVEVEYTTLPGWKTDISNCKTYEELPENAKKYIKYIEDFLKVKVQYVGVGPGRDQNLILF from the exons ATGGCTCCAT CCCCGGAAGGAGTATCCGTCGT ACTCGGAGCCCAATGGGGTGAcgaaggtaaaggtaaacTTGTCGATATCCTGGCTGCCGAAGCAGATATCTGCGCTAGGTGTGCCGGTGGGAACAACGCCGGTCATACTATCGTAGTTAGGAATGCTAAAGGTGAAAAGACAAGTTATGCTTTTAACCTTTTACCTTCTG GTCTCATCAACCCTACTTGTACTGCCTTTATCGGTTCAGGTGTGGTCGTTCACGTACCTTCGCTTTTCAACGAACTTGATACTCTCgaaagaaaag GCCTCAAAGTATCTGACCGACTCAAGATCTCTGACCGAGCCCACCTCGTCATGGGATTCCATCAAATCGTTGACGGTCTTAAAGAAATTGAATTAGGCGGTTCATCAATCGGAACCACCAAGAAGGGTATCGGACCCGCTTACTCCTCTAAAGCTTCTCGATCAGGTTTGAGagttcatcatctctatgaCCCATCTTTCCCTGCCAAGTTCAGAAAATTGGTAGAAGGTAGGTTCAAGAGATATGGTCATTTCGAATTTGATACAGAGGGCGAAATTGAGATGTACTTG GCATTCGCCGAGAGACTCCGACCTTACATCGTCGACGGTGTCACCTTCATTCACAACGCCTTACAATCCGGTAAAAAAGTTCTAGTCGAAGGTGCCAATGCCCTAATGTTAGATATCGACTACGGTACATACCCCTTTGTCACCTCTTCAGCTACTTCCATCGGAGGAGTAGTCACCGGTTTGGGTATTCCCACATTCGCTATTAAGAAGGTCGTTGGAGTGATCAAAGCGTACACTACCAGagtaggtggtggacctTTCCCCACCGAACAGCTTAATACTGTTGGAGAGACGCTTCAAGAAGTCGGAGCCGAGTACGGAACGGTCACTGGACGAAGGAGGAGATGTGGTTGGTTAGATCTCGTAGTCATGAGATACTCTACGATGATCAACGGTTATACCTCCTTGAACTTGACTAAACTTGATGTGTTGGACGGATTCGAGGAAATTCAAGTGGCTACGGGTTACAAGATTGATGGTCAACAAATTGAAGGGTTCCCTG CCGATCTCGACCGACTCGCCcaggtcgaagttgaataCACCACTTTACCAGGATGGAAGACGGATATCTCAAACTGTAAGACATACGAAGAGTTACCTGAAAACGCCAAAAAGTACATCAAGTACATTGAAGATTTCTTGAAAGTGAAGGTACAATACGTCGGTGTCGGTCCAGGTAGAGATCAGaatttgatcttgttctAG